One window of Laspinema palackyanum D2c genomic DNA carries:
- a CDS encoding SDR family oxidoreductase — MSLLVVGATGTLGRQVARRALDEGYQVRCLVRSFKRAAFLKEWGAELVRADLCDPETLPVALEGVTAIIDAATNRPTDSLSIKQVDWEGKVALIQAAKKAGVERYIFFSILDADQYPEVPLMEIKRCTEVYLAESGLDYTILQLAGFMQGLISQYAIPILDNQSVWVTNQTAPIAYMDTQDIAKFAVRALSVPETSKSVFPVVGTRPWTPQEIIDQCERLSGEKAKVTRMPLGVLRAFRRVVRFFQWGWNVADRLAFAEVLASEKPLTANMDEVYPVFGLDPKDTTTLESYLREYFSRILKKLKELDYEQSKTKKQSKRRVPF; from the coding sequence ATGAGCTTATTGGTTGTCGGTGCCACTGGTACCCTAGGCAGACAGGTTGCCCGTCGCGCCTTAGACGAGGGATACCAGGTACGTTGTTTAGTACGCAGCTTCAAAAGAGCGGCCTTTTTAAAAGAATGGGGCGCGGAGTTGGTCCGTGCAGACTTATGTGATCCAGAAACCTTGCCCGTTGCCCTAGAAGGGGTAACGGCGATTATTGATGCAGCGACGAATCGTCCAACGGATTCTTTAAGCATCAAACAAGTAGACTGGGAAGGTAAGGTGGCACTCATTCAAGCCGCTAAAAAAGCCGGGGTCGAACGGTATATCTTCTTTTCTATTCTGGATGCGGACCAGTATCCAGAAGTCCCCTTAATGGAAATCAAACGCTGTACAGAAGTCTATTTAGCTGAATCGGGATTAGATTACACCATCCTGCAATTAGCGGGCTTCATGCAAGGGTTGATTTCTCAATACGCCATCCCCATTTTGGACAATCAATCCGTGTGGGTGACTAACCAGACTGCTCCGATCGCCTATATGGATACCCAGGACATTGCTAAATTTGCAGTGCGGGCCTTGTCGGTCCCTGAAACCTCCAAGTCTGTTTTTCCCGTGGTGGGAACTCGTCCTTGGACTCCCCAGGAAATTATCGACCAGTGCGAACGACTCTCTGGGGAAAAAGCCAAGGTAACCCGAATGCCGTTGGGTGTCCTGCGGGCATTTCGCCGGGTGGTGCGATTTTTCCAATGGGGTTGGAATGTAGCCGATCGCTTGGCATTTGCTGAAGTGCTCGCCTCAGAGAAACCCCTAACTGCCAATATGGATGAGGTGTATCCCGTCTTTGGATTAGACCCCAAGGACACGACCACCTTAGAATCCTACCTCAGAGAGTATTTCAGCCGAATTTTAAAGAAGTTGAAAGAATTAGATTACGAACAGAGCAAAACCAAGAAGCAGTCCAAACGCCGAGTCCCATTTTAA
- a CDS encoding ketosteroid isomerase family protein yields the protein MTNLETLTESNSNFNLDNSMPEGGRQEEFPATIQQYFNGLNEGQFESVSCLFAPEGELRPPFEEPVVGPEAIAAYLEAEAKGMKLYPRAEFQEGVEGENRYFEIPGQVETTVFKVNVSWFFVLNPETEILSVRVKLLASLKELVNFRR from the coding sequence ATGACAAATTTAGAGACCCTGACTGAGAGTAATTCTAACTTCAACCTGGACAATTCTATGCCGGAAGGGGGAAGACAGGAAGAGTTTCCTGCAACAATTCAGCAGTATTTTAATGGATTGAATGAAGGGCAGTTTGAATCCGTCAGTTGTTTATTTGCACCAGAGGGGGAATTGCGGCCACCGTTTGAGGAACCTGTGGTGGGACCGGAGGCGATCGCTGCTTATTTAGAAGCCGAAGCCAAAGGAATGAAACTGTACCCGAGAGCCGAATTTCAAGAGGGGGTTGAAGGGGAGAACCGCTATTTTGAAATTCCCGGACAGGTAGAGACGACTGTTTTTAAAGTGAATGTTTCCTGGTTTTTTGTCCTGAATCCAGAGACAGAAATTCTCAGCGTCCGGGTCAAACTGTTAGCCTCGCTGAAAGAATTAGTCAACTTCAGACGGTAG
- a CDS encoding alanine/glycine:cation symporter family protein: MKKRWISLIILFLLALPIAAVAQEAQEAAPTGFLPTLDAVFTQLVNWMSAVLFFDFGLGIPLIVLWLISGAVYFTIRMGFINFRALKHAFFVIQGHYDDPGETGEVSHFQALAAALSATVGLGNIAGVAIAVSVGGPGAMFWMTVAALFGMTSKFVECTLAQKYRVVLPDGRIAGGPMYYLSRGLAEKGMGQLGNIMASLFAILCIGAAFGGGNMFQANQSFAALSGLFPTLPNWLYGLVLAFLVSLVIIGGIRRIGNVAGALVPAMCTIYVAASLWIILMNLPQLPTAFTQIFTEAFVPQAAYGGFIGVLVQGFRRSAFSNEAGVGSAAIAHAAARTEEPVREGIVALLEPFIDTVIICNMTALVVIITGEYANPNTAPGVETTAAAFASVISWFPAVLTLAVFLFAFSTMISWSYYGERAWTYLFGESSMIVYRIIYVVCVFLGTVINLGAILDFSDMMFFAMAFPNMLGGFLLADKVRADLDNYMLRLNSGEMPVYK, translated from the coding sequence ATGAAGAAACGCTGGATTTCACTCATCATCCTATTTCTACTGGCCCTGCCGATCGCCGCAGTCGCCCAAGAAGCTCAAGAGGCTGCACCCACTGGCTTCCTCCCCACCCTGGATGCCGTCTTCACTCAACTGGTGAACTGGATGTCTGCCGTCCTGTTTTTTGATTTTGGGTTGGGCATCCCTCTGATTGTCTTATGGTTGATTAGCGGGGCGGTTTATTTCACCATTCGCATGGGCTTTATCAACTTCCGCGCCTTGAAACACGCCTTTTTTGTGATTCAAGGTCACTATGACGACCCTGGCGAAACCGGAGAAGTCAGCCATTTCCAAGCCCTAGCTGCGGCCCTATCGGCCACGGTGGGACTCGGAAATATTGCCGGGGTGGCGATCGCCGTTTCCGTGGGGGGACCCGGGGCCATGTTCTGGATGACCGTTGCTGCCTTATTCGGCATGACGAGCAAGTTTGTCGAATGCACCCTCGCCCAAAAATACCGCGTTGTCTTGCCCGATGGTCGGATTGCCGGTGGCCCCATGTACTATCTCTCTCGGGGTTTAGCCGAAAAAGGCATGGGTCAATTGGGCAATATTATGGCGAGTTTGTTTGCCATCCTCTGTATTGGGGCCGCCTTCGGTGGGGGCAATATGTTCCAAGCGAACCAATCCTTTGCCGCCCTTTCCGGTTTATTTCCGACCCTACCCAACTGGCTGTACGGACTGGTCCTCGCCTTCCTGGTTTCCCTGGTGATTATCGGTGGGATTCGCCGGATCGGGAACGTCGCCGGTGCACTCGTCCCGGCCATGTGTACCATTTACGTTGCTGCGTCTTTGTGGATTATTCTGATGAATCTACCCCAGCTTCCAACCGCTTTTACCCAAATTTTTACCGAAGCTTTTGTCCCCCAAGCGGCTTATGGCGGCTTTATTGGCGTATTGGTCCAAGGGTTCCGGCGATCGGCATTCTCTAATGAAGCAGGGGTGGGTTCAGCGGCGATCGCCCATGCTGCCGCCCGAACTGAAGAACCCGTCCGCGAAGGCATTGTTGCCCTCCTCGAACCCTTTATCGATACGGTCATTATCTGTAACATGACCGCCTTAGTCGTGATTATCACCGGAGAATATGCCAACCCCAACACTGCGCCTGGGGTAGAAACCACCGCTGCCGCATTTGCTTCAGTGATCAGTTGGTTCCCCGCCGTCCTCACTTTGGCGGTCTTCCTGTTTGCCTTCTCCACCATGATTTCCTGGAGTTACTACGGTGAACGTGCCTGGACCTACTTGTTTGGCGAAAGCAGCATGATTGTCTACCGCATCATTTATGTCGTTTGCGTCTTCCTCGGAACCGTCATTAACCTCGGTGCTATCCTCGATTTCTCCGATATGATGTTCTTTGCAATGGCCTTTCCCAATATGTTGGGCGGGTTCCTCCTGGCGGACAAAGTTCGGGCGGATCTCGACAATTATATGCTCCGTCTCAACAGTGGAGAAATGCCAGTTTACAAGTAG
- a CDS encoding nuclear transport factor 2 family protein, with the protein MNKTVENQIINAEECLRQAMLASDVRVLNELLAPEILITSHLGELLKKQDDIGAHESGLIKIHELEPSEQHIQLHGEVAIVSVRMKITGSYNGSPANGDFRFTRVWAVSSSGSWHIVAAHIGKIS; encoded by the coding sequence ATGAATAAAACAGTGGAGAATCAAATTATTAATGCCGAAGAATGTCTGAGGCAGGCAATGCTTGCTTCTGATGTAAGGGTTTTAAATGAATTACTTGCCCCAGAAATTCTGATTACCAGTCATTTGGGAGAATTATTGAAGAAACAAGATGATATAGGCGCGCATGAATCGGGTTTAATTAAAATTCATGAATTGGAACCATCGGAGCAGCATATTCAACTACATGGAGAAGTTGCGATCGTTTCTGTCCGCATGAAAATCACTGGGAGTTACAATGGCAGCCCTGCAAATGGAGACTTTCGTTTCACGCGAGTTTGGGCTGTCTCTTCAAGCGGAAGTTGGCATATCGTTGCAGCTCATATCGGTAAAATATCTTAA
- the queG gene encoding tRNA epoxyqueuosine(34) reductase QueG, translating into MNPTPTQIKAKAQELGFHQVGIAAIDPPDPAPIAALQQWLAQGYQAEMDWMNNPKRQDIRQVMPDVQSAICVALNYYTEHQHSQDAGYAKISRYGWGRDYHKIMHKKLKALTLWLQGHNPDIQARYYADTGPVPDKVLAQRAGIGWIAKNGNVISRQYGSWIFLGEVLTNLPLPPDSRHTSHCGTCTRCIQACPTGAIAKPFVVDANRCIAYHTIENRSETLPESIQPHLSGWVAGCDICQEVCPWNQRFAQPTDVAEFQPYPENVAPTLAELADISDEEWDRRFRGSALRRIKPAMWRRNAGANLKGIKRI; encoded by the coding sequence ATGAACCCCACCCCCACCCAAATCAAAGCCAAAGCCCAAGAATTGGGATTTCATCAAGTCGGTATTGCGGCGATCGACCCTCCAGACCCCGCCCCCATCGCCGCCTTACAACAGTGGTTAGCCCAAGGCTATCAGGCTGAAATGGATTGGATGAACAATCCCAAACGCCAGGATATCCGCCAAGTCATGCCCGATGTCCAATCCGCGATCTGTGTCGCCCTCAACTACTACACCGAACACCAACATTCCCAAGACGCAGGTTATGCCAAAATCTCTCGCTATGGCTGGGGGCGGGACTATCATAAAATCATGCATAAAAAGCTAAAAGCTCTCACTTTATGGCTGCAAGGGCACAATCCAGATATTCAAGCCCGCTATTATGCGGATACCGGCCCTGTACCAGACAAAGTGTTAGCACAACGGGCCGGAATCGGTTGGATTGCTAAAAATGGCAATGTGATTTCTCGACAGTACGGTTCCTGGATCTTTCTCGGGGAAGTTCTCACTAATTTACCTTTACCCCCTGATTCTCGTCATACCTCCCATTGCGGCACTTGTACCCGTTGTATCCAGGCTTGTCCCACCGGGGCGATCGCCAAACCCTTTGTAGTCGATGCCAATCGTTGTATCGCCTATCATACCATCGAAAATCGTTCAGAAACCTTGCCCGAGTCGATCCAACCTCACTTAAGCGGCTGGGTTGCCGGTTGTGATATTTGCCAAGAAGTCTGTCCCTGGAATCAACGCTTTGCTCAACCGACGGATGTTGCTGAGTTTCAACCCTATCCTGAGAATGTTGCACCGACTCTGGCAGAGTTAGCAGATATTTCGGATGAGGAGTGGGACCGGCGTTTTCGGGGGTCAGCGTTGCGTCGGATTAAACCGGCGATGTGGAGGCGGAATGCTGGGGCGAATTTAAAGGGGATTAAGAGGATTTAA
- the hrcA gene encoding heat-inducible transcriptional repressor HrcA, whose protein sequence is MNLNERQQYVLWATVRHYIATAEPVGSKTLVDEYNLSVSPATIRNAMGWLEKAGLLYQPHTSAGRIPSDSGYRIYVDKLIKPDDGISRQVEQALSDRLKLENWAFEAVLRGASQILAALSGYIALITMPQTHTACLRHLQLIQIEPRKIMIVVVIDNYQTQSAVMELPESPEDSLADAEVVDRELQILSNFLNNHLRGQTLAQLSALDWSELGREFEQYAEVLSHWLQDLAVRAQTPGKTQILISGVSEVLRQPEFCELTQVQTLIQLLEEEQDQLLPLIFEPPAPEGSGRRVQVRIGAENPLEPIRTCTLVSATYHRGTVPVGSVGVLGPTRMVYENAIAIVEAAADYLSEALSV, encoded by the coding sequence ATGAACCTTAACGAAAGACAACAATATGTTTTATGGGCGACTGTCCGGCACTATATCGCCACTGCCGAACCTGTAGGCTCTAAAACCTTAGTGGATGAATATAATTTAAGTGTTAGTCCCGCCACCATTCGCAATGCAATGGGGTGGTTAGAAAAAGCGGGATTACTTTATCAACCCCATACTTCTGCCGGACGGATTCCCTCGGATTCTGGCTATCGAATTTATGTGGATAAGCTAATTAAACCGGACGATGGCATCTCCCGCCAAGTGGAACAGGCCCTGAGCGATCGCCTGAAGTTGGAAAATTGGGCCTTTGAAGCCGTGCTCCGAGGGGCTTCTCAAATCTTGGCGGCCCTCAGCGGATATATTGCCTTAATTACAATGCCTCAGACTCACACCGCTTGTCTGAGGCATTTGCAGTTAATCCAGATTGAACCGCGCAAAATCATGATTGTGGTGGTGATTGATAACTATCAAACCCAATCTGCCGTCATGGAACTTCCCGAGTCCCCAGAGGACTCCCTCGCTGATGCGGAAGTGGTCGATCGCGAGTTGCAAATCCTCTCTAATTTCCTCAACAATCATCTACGCGGACAAACCCTCGCCCAATTATCCGCCCTAGATTGGAGTGAATTAGGCCGCGAATTTGAGCAGTATGCGGAAGTTTTGAGTCATTGGTTACAGGATTTAGCTGTCCGTGCTCAAACCCCGGGCAAAACTCAAATTTTGATTAGTGGGGTTTCGGAAGTATTGAGACAACCGGAATTTTGTGAACTGACCCAAGTCCAGACCCTGATTCAACTCTTGGAAGAAGAACAGGACCAACTCCTCCCCCTGATTTTTGAACCGCCTGCACCGGAAGGGTCCGGACGGCGAGTGCAAGTGCGAATTGGGGCAGAAAATCCCCTAGAACCGATTAGAACCTGTACCCTGGTTTCGGCAACCTATCATCGGGGAACGGTGCCGGTGGGGAGTGTGGGGGTTCTGGGACCGACGCGGATGGTTTATGAAAATGCGATCGCGATCGTAGAGGCAGCAGCGGATTATTTATCTGAGGCACTCAGCGTCTAA
- a CDS encoding ABC transporter substrate-binding protein, giving the protein MTQRWTRRQTLWMLVGAAGGLALHACTPPANNQSPALGLFTWVGSTPLYIAQAKGFFQNRGLNLDIKVFNANTDANIAFISRRLDAVSPVGSEAVTLAAAGKAFKIVLVQDTSVGADGILARRSITSLSDFKGKQIAVEEGSVSHFFLLQVLDTVGLGAGDFTLINAPPDAAAAAYQSGNIPIAVTYAPYLQQANTAQPDGRIIYDSSQMPTAINDLYVFDADYADRNPDMVEAFVAGVLEGLAFLEANPEEGVAIASTQLGIPPDELQAGLQGVRLPDLDANIEMLANPESELYLLNTMNSLAQFLQSQNQIQQVPDLTPLIEPRFVLALRDKQAS; this is encoded by the coding sequence ATGACTCAACGTTGGACTCGTCGTCAAACTCTGTGGATGCTCGTTGGTGCCGCTGGGGGTCTGGCTTTACACGCTTGTACTCCTCCTGCTAATAACCAATCCCCTGCCCTAGGTTTATTTACTTGGGTAGGTTCTACTCCCCTTTATATTGCCCAAGCTAAAGGCTTTTTTCAAAACCGGGGGTTAAACTTAGATATTAAAGTCTTTAATGCCAATACCGATGCCAATATTGCTTTTATTTCTCGTCGGTTAGATGCGGTTTCTCCGGTGGGATCGGAAGCCGTAACTTTAGCAGCAGCAGGCAAGGCATTTAAAATTGTTTTAGTCCAAGATACTTCTGTCGGGGCAGATGGAATTTTGGCCCGCCGTAGTATTACCAGTTTATCGGATTTTAAAGGTAAACAAATTGCAGTAGAAGAAGGCAGTGTCAGTCATTTTTTCCTGTTGCAAGTGTTGGATACAGTAGGTTTAGGGGCGGGGGATTTTACGTTAATTAATGCGCCACCGGATGCCGCTGCGGCAGCGTATCAAAGTGGCAATATTCCCATCGCCGTCACTTATGCGCCCTATTTACAACAAGCCAATACTGCCCAACCCGATGGGCGAATTATTTATGATTCTTCCCAAATGCCGACGGCAATTAATGACCTTTATGTGTTTGATGCGGACTATGCCGATCGCAATCCAGACATGGTAGAAGCCTTTGTTGCCGGAGTTTTGGAAGGATTGGCATTTCTGGAAGCAAATCCCGAGGAAGGAGTGGCGATCGCCTCCACTCAATTAGGCATTCCCCCCGATGAATTGCAAGCAGGATTACAAGGAGTGCGTCTCCCGGATTTGGATGCCAATATCGAGATGCTGGCGAATCCTGAGAGTGAACTCTATTTATTAAATACCATGAATTCCCTTGCCCAATTCTTACAATCTCAAAATCAAATCCAACAAGTTCCCGATTTAACACCCTTGATTGAACCGAGATTTGTTCTTGCCCTGCGAGACAAACAAGCAAGTTAG
- a CDS encoding NAD(+) kinase, whose translation MPKAGIIYNDIKPVACRAAEEWRDKLIGLGWEVALATGMGGILGYSDLDKPVCHTTVEQLTPPGFNAEMSFAVVLGGDGTVLSAFRQVASCGIPLLTVNTGHMGFLTETYLNQLPEAIEQVLAGDYQIEERTMVTVQAIRDDIVVWEALCLNEMVLHREPLTCMCHFEIQVGRHAPVDIAADGVIISTPTGSTAYGLSAGGPVITPDVPVLQLVPICPHSLASRALVFANSEPVTIFPANTNRLVMVVDGNAGCYVLPEDQVRVQRSPYSAKFIRVNPPEFFHVLREKLGWGLPHIAKPTSVELP comes from the coding sequence GTGCCGAAAGCTGGCATTATTTACAACGATATTAAACCCGTAGCTTGTCGTGCTGCCGAAGAATGGAGAGACAAGCTAATTGGGTTGGGTTGGGAAGTTGCTCTCGCCACCGGCATGGGGGGCATTCTGGGCTATTCTGACCTAGATAAGCCCGTCTGTCATACCACGGTTGAACAGCTCACCCCTCCTGGATTTAACGCTGAAATGTCTTTCGCGGTGGTATTGGGAGGCGATGGCACTGTGCTGTCCGCATTTCGGCAGGTGGCAAGCTGCGGCATTCCCTTGTTAACGGTCAATACGGGCCACATGGGGTTTCTGACGGAAACCTACCTCAACCAACTTCCCGAAGCGATCGAACAGGTGTTAGCGGGGGACTATCAAATCGAAGAACGGACTATGGTCACGGTGCAGGCCATCCGAGATGATATTGTCGTCTGGGAGGCGCTTTGCCTAAATGAAATGGTCCTCCACCGGGAACCCCTCACCTGTATGTGTCATTTTGAAATTCAAGTGGGACGTCATGCGCCGGTGGATATTGCCGCCGATGGGGTGATTATTTCGACCCCCACGGGTTCGACGGCTTATGGTCTCTCCGCTGGGGGTCCGGTGATTACCCCAGATGTCCCGGTGTTGCAACTGGTGCCGATTTGTCCCCATTCTCTCGCGTCTCGGGCTTTGGTGTTTGCCAATAGTGAACCTGTGACGATTTTTCCGGCGAATACCAATCGTTTGGTGATGGTGGTGGATGGGAATGCAGGGTGCTATGTACTGCCCGAGGACCAGGTGCGAGTCCAGCGATCGCCCTACTCGGCGAAATTTATCCGGGTCAATCCCCCGGAATTTTTCCATGTTCTGAGAGAAAAACTGGGCTGGGGTCTGCCTCACATTGCTAAACCCACTTCCGTAGAACTGCCTTAA
- a CDS encoding ABC transporter ATP-binding protein gives MNQAAPELESLKLEVKGLYKTFDRLVVLENINLYLQANEFVCIVGASGCGKSTLLSIIAGLTTPTSGQVLMDGEPVLGPGCDRGTIFQNYSLFPWLTVSDNIGFGLSLKGMSKPQQREIINYYLEVVGLTKFSHAYPKQLSGGMKQRVAIARALANEPEVLLMDEPFGALDAQTKEQMQQFTLQLWEKTQTTILMITHDLEEGIFLSQRIYIMSANPGQIKEEQAISLPPSRTLDTKLTPEFIEIKRHLIHTLRT, from the coding sequence ATGAACCAAGCCGCCCCCGAACTTGAATCCCTCAAACTAGAAGTCAAAGGACTCTATAAAACCTTCGATCGCCTAGTGGTCCTAGAGAATATTAACCTGTATCTCCAGGCCAATGAATTTGTCTGTATCGTCGGGGCCTCCGGCTGTGGAAAATCCACCTTATTAAGTATTATAGCAGGATTGACAACCCCCACATCTGGGCAAGTGCTAATGGATGGAGAACCCGTCTTAGGGCCGGGATGCGATCGCGGGACAATCTTCCAGAACTACTCCTTATTTCCCTGGCTAACCGTATCCGATAACATCGGATTTGGACTCTCCCTCAAAGGCATGAGCAAACCGCAACAACGAGAAATCATCAACTATTACTTAGAAGTTGTCGGATTAACCAAATTTAGCCATGCTTACCCCAAACAACTCTCCGGCGGAATGAAACAACGAGTGGCGATCGCCCGCGCCTTAGCCAACGAACCCGAAGTCTTACTGATGGATGAACCCTTTGGAGCCTTAGACGCCCAAACCAAAGAACAGATGCAACAATTCACCTTGCAACTGTGGGAAAAAACCCAAACTACCATCCTCATGATCACCCATGATTTAGAAGAAGGAATCTTTCTCTCCCAGCGCATTTATATCATGAGTGCCAATCCTGGACAAATAAAAGAAGAACAAGCCATCTCCCTACCCCCCTCTCGCACCTTAGACACCAAACTCACCCCAGAATTCATAGAAATCAAACGCCACCTCATTCACACCCTTCGCACCTAA
- a CDS encoding Uma2 family endonuclease, whose amino-acid sequence MTQTLVTPPEAGSYLVLYGVSWQMYEQLLAIFAENPTPRMTYYQGTLELMTPLPEHQSYSWILGRLITALSEELEMEICGLKSTTWRSQPKAVGKEADECFYIQNEPAMRGKLKINLAVDPPPDLAIEIDTTHSSVNQMEIYAELKVPEVWRYQEGKLSLYCLTETGYVESENSLAFGAFPVKELARFMQVDSEKGENARLREFRQWVRSQLPS is encoded by the coding sequence ATGACTCAAACCCTAGTTACACCCCCAGAAGCCGGTTCGTATCTGGTTTTGTATGGCGTCAGTTGGCAGATGTATGAACAACTGCTGGCGATTTTTGCAGAAAATCCAACGCCTCGCATGACTTACTACCAGGGAACGTTAGAACTGATGACGCCGTTACCGGAACATCAAAGCTATAGCTGGATTTTGGGGCGTTTGATTACGGCGCTATCGGAGGAACTGGAGATGGAAATTTGCGGGTTAAAATCCACAACCTGGCGATCGCAACCCAAGGCAGTCGGCAAAGAAGCGGATGAATGTTTTTATATTCAAAATGAACCGGCAATGCGCGGTAAATTAAAGATTAATTTAGCCGTAGACCCCCCGCCTGATTTAGCGATTGAAATTGATACAACCCATTCCTCTGTAAATCAAATGGAGATTTATGCAGAATTAAAAGTTCCCGAGGTATGGCGTTATCAGGAGGGGAAACTCAGTCTTTATTGTTTGACTGAGACAGGGTATGTAGAATCAGAGAATAGTTTAGCGTTTGGGGCGTTTCCGGTGAAAGAGTTGGCGCGGTTTATGCAGGTAGACTCGGAAAAAGGAGAAAATGCTCGACTGCGGGAATTTCGGCAGTGGGTGCGATCGCAATTACCAAGCTAG
- a CDS encoding ABC transporter permease, translated as MPRSPKPYLKPSIFWSIRQGFPYQLRILLAISALAIPLVVWSILSYGGWISPMLLPTPTAVFSAGIQMFAHENLWGDVVASFLRVAAGFFAAAAVGIPIGIAMGTFYSMDSLFSPIVGTVRYMPVAAFIPLIIVWFGLGESAKIVIIFLGIVFYNALMIADAVKFIPNELLNAAYTLGANRRDILFRVILPASVPSILDTLRVNVAGAWNFLVISELIAADRGLGFRIARAQRFVQTDRVLVTIVVIGAIGLLLDLAFKTLSKRVTPWAEHSQH; from the coding sequence ATGCCGCGATCGCCTAAACCCTATCTTAAGCCTTCCATATTTTGGAGCATTCGGCAAGGATTTCCTTACCAACTCCGAATTTTGTTAGCCATCAGCGCCCTAGCTATTCCCTTGGTAGTTTGGTCTATTTTAAGCTATGGCGGGTGGATCTCACCGATGCTCTTACCCACCCCCACCGCTGTTTTTAGTGCAGGCATTCAAATGTTTGCCCACGAGAACTTATGGGGGGATGTGGTTGCCAGTTTCCTGCGCGTCGCTGCCGGATTTTTTGCAGCGGCTGCCGTTGGCATCCCCATCGGCATTGCAATGGGAACTTTTTACAGTATGGATAGTTTATTTAGCCCCATTGTAGGAACTGTGCGATATATGCCAGTCGCGGCATTTATTCCCCTGATTATTGTTTGGTTTGGACTGGGGGAAAGTGCCAAAATTGTGATTATTTTTTTAGGCATTGTCTTTTATAATGCCCTGATGATTGCTGATGCGGTCAAGTTTATTCCCAATGAACTCTTGAATGCGGCTTATACCCTAGGGGCGAATCGCCGCGATATTTTATTTCGGGTCATTTTACCCGCATCGGTTCCCAGTATTTTGGATACCTTGCGGGTGAATGTAGCGGGGGCTTGGAATTTCTTAGTAATTTCTGAATTAATTGCAGCCGATCGCGGGTTAGGGTTTAGAATTGCCCGGGCGCAACGGTTTGTACAAACCGATCGCGTCTTAGTAACGATTGTAGTCATTGGGGCGATCGGCTTACTCCTAGATTTAGCCTTTAAAACCCTATCCAAACGAGTCACCCCTTGGGCGGAACATTCTCAACATTAA
- a CDS encoding isocitrate lyase/PEP mutase family protein: protein MNSTHTLRQLLNNPGMLVVPGIYDCISAQLAERAGFEMVFTSGFGISASTLGRPDYGFLTATEMLYSVGRIAQSVTIPVVADIDTGYGNPLNVIRTVTDAVQQGIAGVILEDQEWPKKCGHFQGKRVIPAEEHIQKIRAAVQARGESGLVIVGRTDARAPLGLPEAIRRGRAYYEAGADIVFIEAPQSVQELQEIATAFPDVPLFANAIEGGKTPVLSAQELEALGYKIAVYALSGLFAATKAIEDCFQYLRQHQTTTGFDNLVDFQQFETIMDVPKYRELEQKFSQFNE, encoded by the coding sequence ATGAACTCAACTCACACCCTCCGCCAACTCCTCAATAACCCTGGAATGCTAGTCGTTCCGGGGATTTATGATTGTATCAGCGCCCAACTCGCCGAACGCGCCGGGTTTGAAATGGTCTTCACCAGTGGATTCGGCATCTCCGCCTCCACCCTGGGGCGTCCCGATTATGGCTTCCTCACTGCCACGGAAATGCTATACAGTGTAGGCCGGATTGCACAATCTGTCACAATTCCTGTGGTTGCCGATATCGATACCGGCTATGGTAACCCCCTGAATGTCATCCGAACTGTCACCGATGCCGTGCAACAGGGGATTGCTGGCGTGATTTTAGAAGACCAGGAATGGCCCAAAAAGTGCGGTCACTTCCAAGGAAAACGGGTGATTCCCGCAGAAGAACATATCCAAAAGATTCGCGCCGCAGTCCAGGCCCGAGGTGAGAGTGGATTGGTGATTGTCGGGCGCACCGATGCCAGAGCACCGTTAGGCTTACCCGAAGCCATTCGCCGGGGTCGCGCCTATTATGAAGCCGGTGCGGATATTGTATTTATAGAAGCGCCGCAGTCGGTCCAAGAGTTACAGGAAATTGCCACAGCCTTTCCGGATGTGCCGTTGTTTGCCAATGCCATAGAAGGCGGAAAAACGCCGGTGTTATCGGCACAGGAGTTAGAGGCATTGGGGTATAAAATTGCGGTGTATGCGTTGTCGGGATTGTTTGCAGCAACGAAGGCGATCGAGGACTGTTTCCAATATTTAAGACAACATCAGACTACGACAGGGTTTGATAATTTAGTGGATTTTCAGCAATTTGAAACTATCATGGATGTACCCAAATATCGAGAATTAGAACAAAAATTTTCGCAATTTAACGAATAA